Part of the Chloroflexota bacterium genome, CCGTCGCGGTCAATTCCCGCGTGATCTGAATTCCATCAGCGCCCGGCATATTGATGTCGAGCAACAAAATATCTGGTTTCAGCGCGACCGCGAGCGACTGCGCGTCCAACCCATCCGCAGCTTCGCCGACGATTTGGAAATCGGATTCTTTTTCGAGAACGGCGCGCATCCCCGCTCGAATAACGCCATGATCATCCGCGATCAGAATTCGAATCGCCATTGGGCACCTCGATTATCAAAGTCGTTCCTTCGCCTGGCTCACTCTCCACGGTCAATTTGCCACCGAGCATGTCGACGCGTTCTTTCATGCCAAGCAAACCTAGGCGACCCCGCTGGGTTGCCTCTTGAACATCAAAGCCACAGCCGTCGTCATCCACCGTCGCCCGCACGCAATCGTCACGTCGTTCCAGAATGATTTGCACTCGGGTCGCGCGGGCGTGGCGGATGATATTCGTCAGCGCCTCCTGGACGATGCGATAGAGCGCCGTCTCGGTGGTAGATGGTAGCCGCGCACTCTCCATCCCCACAGTTTCAAATTCGATGGCGAGCGCGTACTTGGCGCTCACCTCCTCCACGTGTTCGCGCATCGCCGCGACGAGACCCAATTGGTCGAGCGTGGCGGGGCGCAAGTGCATCGCGAGGCGATGCAAGTTGGCTAACACTTCGTCCACCACGCGCCGTAACTCTGCCACCTGACGCACGAGGGGTTTGGAAGCGCCGCTTTCCCGTTCCAGGACGCGCAGTCCGAGTTTGAGACCGGCTAAAAGTTGACCCGCTTCATCGTGCAGTTCGCGCGCGATGTAACGCCGTTCCGTTTCCTGCACTTCGACCAACCGGCGCGAAAGCAATTCCAAACGTTCGCGATCGGCGCGCAACTGTTCAAAGAGCCACGCGTTTTGAATCGCCACGGCGGCTTGCGCGGCGAGCGCCTCGACCCACGCGCGATGGGCTTGGGTGAAAAACCCAGGTTGCGTTTTATCGAGCGAATAAAGTCCGACGACGTTTCCGCCGGCGATGAGCGGGACGCCCAACCAATTGCGTACGTGTTCTGCGCCCACCGGACGTTCCCAGCCGGGATGCTTTTCCGTATCGGCAATCAGGACGCTCTGCCGCGTCGTGAGCAGATCCTTTAGAATCGGATTCGTGCGCGCATCAAACTTGAGCAGACGGGTCAGTTCGGACGTGGTCCATTTTTCATAACCCCGCATCGCGCGGACGGTCAATTGCGAATCCGCATCCAAGAGCATGACATTCGCGCTGTCGTATGGCACGAGCCGCATAACGGAATCGAGGAGCGTCTCCAGGACGATATCCAGGTTGAGACTTTGGGTCAATGCCAAACTCGCGACCGTCAGAGTTTCGGCGACCTGGCGCGCGGTGGACTCGGCTTTGTATAGCCGCGCGTTGGTGATGGCTTGCGCCGCCTGACGCGCGAGTCCTCTTAGCAAAGCCAGCTCATTTTCATCGAACTGCCGGGCGGTGCCGGTTGTAAAAATACTGAGCACGCCAACCAGGTTGCCATCGTATTCCAAGCGCGCGTGAGTGGCAGCGCGGATATCGAACTCGACATACCAGTTGGCGCTGCGCGGGTCTTGCAATGTTTGTGCGTCTGGGATAATGTTCAGCGAACCGCTCGGTTTGGCAGATGCTTCGTACTCTGCGCGTGGGATCGGGCGCAAGCGTTCACGAGCATCGCGGGGTAAGCCGAATGAGCTAGCCGGCGCAATTTCATCGCGGTCGGGGTTGTACAAACTGAGCGTGGTGACGGGCGCGTTGAGCGCGCGCGCCGATTCTTCGCAGACGGCGTTCAAGATGGTTTCGAGACCCAGTTGTGCGTTGAGCTGCGTCGCCACGCGCGTGAGCGTTTCACTACGGACGACATTTTGGCGAATCAATTCTTCGACGCGTTTGCGCTCGGCAATTTCATCCTTCAAGAGTTTGATGGCGTTCTCCAACTCGGTGGTTCGTTCGCGCACGCGTACATCGAGTTCATCGCGCGCCGCGCGCAACGCCTCTTCCATCTTGTGGCGCACCGTAATATCTTCCTTGACGGCGACATAGTGATTCAGTTTGCCGTGCGAATCATTGATGGGCGAAATCGAAACCGATTCCCAATACAGCTCGCCACTTTTCTTTTTGTTGAGCAATTCGCCATGCCATTCCTTGCCGGCGGTGATCGTTTTCCACAATTCTTCATATACGCGCGGCGGCGTTTTGCCGGATCTCAAGATGCGCGGATTTTTTCCACGGACTTCTTCGAAGGCATAGCCGGTGACCTCGGTGAATTTTGGATTGACGTAGTCAATATCGCCGGCAATATCCGTGACGATAATGGACGCGGGGCTTTGTTCGACAGCATACGAAAGTTGGCGCAATTGGTCTTCTGCCCGCCGGCGGTCGGTAATGTCATACGCATAAATCCGCACCGCATTCATGGGCGCCGCAAACGCAAGCTTCTCGCCAAAAACGCGATCCTTGATCGTGACCTCACGATTAAATGGAGTGGGACTGGTCTGATTCAGCGCGTTCAGGATGTCGTTGATGTCCGCCGGCATGAAAAGATGCGCCGCGTGCGGGTCAGCCCCGAGATTTTTCAGAATCGTTTGAGTAGCTGGATTAGAAAAGGTGATCTTGCCAGCATAATTCACTTCGATCACTGGATTTGGATTCAGTTGCGGGAATGACGCCAGATAGCGCGTGCGCGCTTCCGCGTGGTCACGTTCTGACTGCGCCCGTTCGAGTTCAGCCACCTGAACTTGGAGCCGTTGAATCAATTCGCGCAGCCGCGTCGTCATCGTATTGAACGCCTGCGCGACCGCGCCAATCTCATCGCGTCGTTCTACCGACGCGACCAAGTCGAGGTTTCCTTCTGTAATCTGCGCGGCGGTTTTCGCCAGGTCCGACAGCGGCGCGGTGATATCGCGAATGATCCGTAACGCGACGATAATTGAGACGAGCAAAAGGACGCTTGAGATCAGGAAATTGATTTTTAACGACCAAAACGCAGAGCTAAATGCCTCTGCCTGGTCTTGCTCGGCAACCAGCACGACTTTTAGGTCAGACAACCAGTGATAGACTCCAATCACCGGTACATCGCGATAATCCAATGCCAGTCGCCAATCGTCGGTTTGCGAGATCAACGTTGCCCGCACCCCTTCGGTATTGATGAAGAGCGTACCCCCTGGTTGCGCGTGGGGTACGGCAAATCGGGAATCCGTGATCATGGTATAGTTCGAGTCCACCAAGTAGGTTTTGCCTGTCTCGCCCAATCCCGCATATTCGGTCATGATTTCATCAAGCGACGCCAGTTTGACCAAACCGGCAATGACGCAGATTTTGCGTCCGCGTTGATCAACGATGGGATGCGCCGCGATGAATGAGTGGGTGTTTTTAGTCAGCGTGGGAGACAGCACCGCGATGAAATCTCTTTGGCTTCCCTCGCGAAAATAATCTTGCTCATTCACGAACGTCCCTTCTTGGCTTGCATTAGTCGAAAGGACGATGCGTCCGTGGAGGTCTATCAAGAATACATCGTCGAAGAATGGGGTTTGTCTAACGAGGATGTGCTGGAAGTCATCCTGGATGTGCTCGTATGCCTCGCGGAACTCTGGCGAGAGCGAAGATTGAGTAGACACAATTTCGGCAAAGCCGGTCATGTTGGTCTCGGTAAACAACATGGTCAAGTTGGTAAGGATGTTTTTAACCCAATAGTCCGTCTCGGCATGTTTGAGCGTTGTCACCGCCTCAAGTTTCTCGATAGATATGCGCTGATGCGCTCCAAAATCGGCGATGGTGGTAACGACGATGAACCCAGTCCCCGACAATAAACCGATGAGTACCAGTGCAAGGATCAGTCGCGCGCGAATCGTCACCAGATGACGATTGAAAAAGTTGGATAGCATTTATCGCCCTTCTTTTCAACAATCAAACTCGACGAGTTTCGATTTTAGAAATCCAGGGAATGCTGTAGGATCAACCCGCATCTCCAGTGTACTGCAAACCATTGACGCTTGTCAAGACGATGACATCTGGTGATTACCCACAAGTGTCATTGCGAGAATCTCATACCGCGCGGCGGTATGTGTAAAAACAGAAACACTTCTGTCATTGCGAGGGCGGTTTTCGCCCGAAGCAATCCCCAACCAGCGAATCGGGCGCTTGGCGGCTTCGTCGGCATCAATCGCCTCCTCGCAATGACGGTTTGAAGTTGTGGGTCATCACGAGGATGACATGGGGCGTCGGTAACCTTGTGGTTTCAAACAAGACGGCTCGCTCCCATATTCTGGGCGCGAGCCATGAAAACGATTCGGCTAACGTCGCGGCGTTAGCGTTCCATGCTTTGGTAGTTCGGCGCTTCGCGCGTGATGATCACATCGTGCGGATGACTCTCGATCAAGCCCGCGTTCGTGATCCGCACCAATCTGGTTTTCGTTCGCAAATCGGCGAGTGTCGCCGCGCCGGCATAGCCCATGCCCGAACGCACACCGCCGATCAATTGATAGATTGTATCGTGCAACGATCCTTTGTACGACACGCGTCCTTCGATTCCTTCCGGCACCAACTTGCCGCTCCGCCCCTGCCCGCTGGCGTAACGATCCCGTCCCAGACCTTGCATTGCGCCGATGCTACCCATGCCGCGATATTCCTTAAAGCGGCGTCCCTCGTACAACACGATTTCACCCGGCGATTCATCCAGTCCTGCCAACAAACTTCCCAGCATCACGACGTCCGCGCCGGCGACAATCGCTTTGACGACATCGCCGCTGTACTTGACGCCGCCATCCGCAATCACCGGAATTCCTTTGCGATGCGCGGCGTTCGCACAATTCCAAATCGCGGTCAATTGCGGCATGCCCGCGCCCGCGACGATGCGCGTCGTGCAAATCGAACCCGCGCCGACGCCAACCTTGATCGCGTCCGCGCCCGCCGCGATGAGCGCGTCGGTCCCTTCCACCGTCACCACATTTCCCGCGATCACCGGCACATCGCGCCAACCGCTTTTGATGCGACGAACCGCGTTCAACACGCCATCGGTGTGACCGTGCGCCGTATCAATCGCGACGCAGTCCACGCCGTGATCCATCAGGGCTTGAACACGCGCTTCCAAATCCGCGCCAACGCCAACCGCCGCGCCGACAATCAAGCGCCCTTGCGCGTCGGTCGCCGCATTCGGATAATCGCGTTTCTTTTGAATGTCTTTGACGGTAATGAGTCCTTTCAAACAGCCGGCTTGATCAACCAGCGGCAGTTTCTCGATGCGATGCGCCTGCAATATCGTTTTCGCTTCTTCGAGCGTGGTGCCGACGCGCGCGGTGACCAGATTCTCGCGCGTCATGAATTCGCTTACGCCGCGATCCAGGTCACTCGGCTGGACGAAACGCGTGTCGCGATTCGTGAGAATGCCGACGAGCTTGCCGCCGTTGTCCGTGATCGGCACGCCGCTGATGCGATATTTCGCCATGATCGTTTCCGCGTCGCGCAAGGTTGCGGTCGGCGGTAGTGTCACTGGGTTTGCGATCATGCCCGACTCGGAACGTTTCACTTGCTCAACATGCGCGGCTTGCTCTTCAATCGTGAGATTACGATGAATGAAACCGATGCCGCCTTCGCGCGCCAACGCGATTGCCAGCGGCGCTTCGGTGACGGTGTCCATCGCGGCAGAGACAAGCGGAATGTTGAGGCGAATCGCGCGCGTCAATTGCGCTTTCACATCAGTCTGGTCGGGCAAGACCTGGCTGTACCCTGGGACGATTAGCACATCGTCGAACGTGAGTGCCTCGAAGTGATTGAATAATTCGTCATTCATGAAAACCTCCTTGAATAATCGCAGAGGCGATTGTTGAATCGCCTCTACTGTGAATCCGTCAACTGTTTTATCGTCGTGATCAACAACCGATGCTCGACCGCGTGAATCCGCGCTTCAACCGCGTCGAGTGTGTCGTCCAGATTGATCGGCACGATTTCCTGCGCGAGCACTGGTCCGCAATCCACGCCTTCATCGGGGACAAGATGCACCATGACGCCAGTGTGTTGAATCTCGCCGCGCTGGTACGCCTCGAACGCGCGCTGAATCGCGTGCGTACCCGGGAATGTACCGGGAAGCGCGGGATGCAAGTTGATGACGCGATTTGGAAAACGATTCAGAAATGCCGACGTGAGAATTCGCATCCAACCCGCGAGCACAACCCAATCGGGTTGATCCAACAAAACCAGGTCGGCGAGTTCGGCGTCGTATGCGCGGCGATCCTGGTTTGGCGATTTCGCTTTGACAATCGCCGGCACATTCGCGCGCCGCGCGCGTTCCAACCCGTACGCGTCTGCCTTGTTCGAAATAACCACGACGACCTGGGCGCGCAATTCGCCGGACGCGCACGCGTCGAGAACCGCTTGCAAGTTGGAACCGGTACCAGATAGTAGAACGACCAGACGTTTGCTATCCATAGAAAATCGTATTTAGGACGCGGATGAACGCGGACACTTGCACCGCACGCAAGTGCAGATGTAAACGCGGATTTTATTTTTTGTTTTTCTCCGCGTTGGTCCGCGTTAGTCCGCGTCCAAAAATGTATTCCTTTCCCCAGGTACAAGTTCACCAATCACCCAAGTCGGTTCCGCGATGAGCGACTGCACCAGCGCTACATTTTCCGGCGCGACGATGGCGACCATGCCGATGCCCATGTTGAACACGCGGTACATTTCGTCGCGCGGCACATCGCCGCGTTGTTGAGTCAGTCGAAACAGCGGCGGCACGTCCCAGCTTCCAACATGAACAATCGCGCCAAGGTTATCCGGCAGAACGCGCGGAATATTTTCGATGAACCCACCGCCGGTGAGGTGCGCCAATGCTTTGACGTGCGGCAATGCGCGTTGCAACACCGGCAAGTACGAACGATGCGGCACGAGCAACGCATCAGCGAGCGGCACATTGAGTTCCGGGAAAACTGTGTCGAGCGGAACGTCCTCGAAAATGTTGCGGATGAGCGAATAACCGTTCGTGTGCGGACCCGATGATGCCAAGCCAATCAGCATATCACCTGCGCGCAAATCCGCGCGCGGCAGAATCGCATCGCGCTCGACAACGCCGATAATCGTCCCGGCTACATCGAACTCGCTCGGCTGATAAACACCCGGCATCTCCGCCGTCTCGCCGCCGAGCAACGCGCACCTGGCTTGACGACACGCGGTCGCAATTCCGTGCACAATCTCCGCGATCATTTCCGGATCGAGCCGACTGCTCGCGAGGTAATCGAGAAAAAAGAGTGGGCGCGCGCCTTGCACGAGAATGTCGTTGATGCAGTGATTGACAATGTCGTTGCCAATGGACTGGAAGCGGCACGCTTGCGCGGCGAGTTTCACTTTCGTGCCAACACCATCGGTCGAAGCAACCAAGACCGGCGCGCGCATCGTTTGTAATGCCGCCGCGTCGAACAATCCACCGAACGCGCCGATGCCGGCAAGCACCTCTTTGCCGTACGTCGAACGCACCGCGTCGCGCATCAACTCGACCGCGCGATTGCCGGCGTTGATGTCCACACCAGCACCCGTATAAAGCGGACTGGAAGCGGACGAGCGGACAGAAGCGGATAAAGGTGGTAGATTTGAAACGGATGGAACGGATGGAACGGATGGATCGGATGGAACGGATGGAACGGGCGAAATGGATGAAAGTGGCGGATTTGAAATGCACAGGCGGATTGGAGTGGATGGTGTAGCAGTAACTGTACGACTGATGAGAGAAAAACTGATTTGAGTGTTGGCAGTGATGCTTTCGAGCGGAGGTAAAGCCGCGCCTGGCTGTGTCCGCAGTTCGCGGTACAGGTATTGGTGCCATTCCTGCACATTTTTCGGATGCAGGATGCGTTTCCATTCTAGTTTCTGGCGACCAAAGTTGTACAACATTCCAACCGGACTGCCGGTCGCGGCGAGGTATGTCAGAACCTGACCAACTTCATCCTTCGTCAACAAGTGATAAAACGCTTTGCATTCGACAACCAAAATTTCATCAACCCACAAATCTAAAACCAGGTATCCAACAAGTGACTCGTCAATATATACTTCAACTCGCTTCTCAATTTCCACGGCAATTCCCGCCTGCGCCAATACTTCGGCGAGACGCCGTTGATAAAACACTTCGCGATGTCCGGCTTTGAGTTCATGTTGAACTTGCATTGCCAACCCATTGACCTTGTACGTCAATTCATCCAACGCCGTTTTGACCAAACCAGGTTTCTCTTTTGCCATATTATCCATCCGTTTCTAAATCCGGCTATCCGCTTGTCCGGTTCGTGTCAACGCGATCTATTCACCGATTGGAGCCGAACCAGGAACGTTTTCAAATCAGTTTATCCGCTTGTCCGCTTGTCCGGTTCCCGTCCGTTCTCTGCTGCCTATGTCTCGCCGATATTGCATCCCCGCGAACGAAATCGGCTCGATTGCCGTGTACGCGCGCACAAGCGCCTCGCGCAACGTAGCACCCCAGCCCGTCACCGCGAGCACACGTCCACCCGCTGTCACAGTTTTCCCATTCACGAGTTTTGTACCCGCGTGAAACATCGCGGTGTTGTCCTGGGGCGCGTCCAAGCCAATGATCTCGCACCCGGCCGGATATTTTCCCGGATAACCGCCGGACGCGATGACGACGCACGCCGCCGACCCAGGTTTCCATTTCACTTCGACTTGATGCAATCGCCCGGTCGCGCACGCGTCCGCAATCTCGATCAAATCGGAATCGAGCAACGGCAAAATGACTTGGGTTTCTGGGTCGCCAAAGCGACAGTTGAATTCGAGCACGCATACGCCATCCGGCGTCAACATCAAGCCGGCGTACAACGCGCCGATGAACGGCGTGCCTTCCGCGCGCATTGCATCAACCGTCGGTTGCAGAATCGTGCGTGTCAATTCCTCGATCAACGCGGGCGGACAAATCGGTGCGGGCGCGTAAGCGCCCATTCCGCCGGTGTTCGGACCGCGATCATCGTCGAGCAAGCGTTTGTGATCTTGTGCGGGCAACATCGGCTTGACCGTGACGCCATCGGTGAACGCGAGGAGCGAAACTTCTTCGCCTTGCAATCGTTCCTCAATGACGACCTGGTCGCCTGCCGCGCCAAACTCGCGTTCGAGCATGATCTGACGCAACGCGGTCTCGGCTTCTTGCGACGATTCGGGAAGGATGACGCCTTTGCCCGCTGCGAGTCCCGATGCTTTGATGACGATGGGATAATCGGCGGCGCGCAAAAATTGCAGCGCGGCGTCGAATTCGTCGAACGCGGCGTAACGCGCAGTCGGAATGTGATGCCGCGCCATGAACGCTTTCGCAAAAGTCTTTGACGCTTCGAGTTGTGCCGCCGCGTGCGACGGACCGAACACGCGAATCCCGGCATCGCGCAACGCATCGCTCACGCCATTCGCGAGCGGTACTTCGGGACCGACAATCGCCAAATCAATATGTTTTTCGCGCGCGAACGCGACGAGTGCCGCGTTGTCTTCGGCTTGAATCACCACATTTTGCGCGACGCGCGCGGTGCCCGCGTTTCCCGGCGCGACGAACAACTGCATCAAGCGCGGTGATTGCGCGACCTTCCACGCGAGCGCGTGCTCGCGTCCACCCGAACCGATGATGAGAACATTCATGTTTTACTCCGCTCAATTCAGTGTGCTGGCTCAAACACCTGCTTGCCCACGCGTTGCGTGTCCGCGATTTGCACCGGGTAATCGCCGGTGAAACACGCGCGGCAATGTCCACCGTGCCCTGGTCCCACCACTTCAGTCAGTCCTTCGAGCGACAAGTACCCCAGACTATCTACGCCGATGCACTTTCCAATTTCATCCACACTCATCCGCGCCGCGATCAATTCTTCGCGCGCCGCCATGTCCACGCCCATGAAACAAGGATGGCGAATCGGGGGCGAGGCGATCCGCATGTGAACCTGGGTTGCGCCGGCTTGACGCAACAGCGCGACAATTGGACCGCTCGTGTTGCCGCGCACGATGGAATCATCCACAAGCACGATGCGCTTGCCCGCCAAATCTGGCAGAGCATTGAATTTGAGTTTGATGCCTAGCCGGCGCAAACGGTCATCCGGTTGAATGAATGTCCGCCCGATGTACCGATTCTTGATGAGTCCTTCGCCGAACGGAATTCCAGACTCGTTCGCGTACCCAATCGCGTGCGCGGTCGCCGAGTCGGGCACGCCGATCACCATGTCGGCATCCACCGGATGTTCGCGCGCGAGCCGCGCGCCCAACTTGCGCCGCACCCAATGCACCGAGCGTCCTTCCAAAATCGAGTCGGGACGCGCGAAATAAATGTATTCGAAAATGCAGAGCGAGGGCGGCTCCGCGGGTCGTCCTTGCCACGAGGTCAAACCGGATGCATCAAGTCGAACGATTTCGCCTGGTCTTATTTCGCGCAAAAAGGTCGCGCCAATCGTTCCGAGTGCGCACGATTCTGACGCAACAATCAACCCATCCGAGTTCAACGCGCCGAGGCAGAGCGGACGCAAGCCCCAGGGATCGCGCACGGCGTACACCGCGTCGCGCGTGAGAATCGTGAGCGAGTACGCGCCGATGGCTTTGTGCATGAACGCGGCGATGCGCTCGTCCCAGGTTTCGCCGGGCGCGCCCGCGAGCATCTGCGTGATGACTTCGCTGTCCGACGACGAACTCAAGCCGACGCCGCGTTGGAGCAAGTCGCGTCGCAAAGAAAATGTGTTCGTCAAGTTGCCATTGTGCGCGACGCCGAGCGGTCCTAGCGCGGTCTCGATGAGGTACGGTTGCGCGTTTGGCAAACGCACCCCGCCCGTCGTCGAGTAACGTGTGTGACCGATGCCCAGGTGTCCTTGCAACAAATGCAGATTGTCTTCGTTGAAAACCTGGGACACCAAGCCGAGTCCTTTGTGAATCGGCGCGGCGAGACCGTTGCTCGTCGCGATGCCGGCGCTCTCTTGTCCGCGATGTTGCAACGCGTAGAGCGCAAAGAACGCGAGCCGTGCGGCTTCCGCGCCGGGCGCGTACACGCCGACGACGCCGCATTCGTCATGCGGCTTGTCGAGTTGGATGTTGGAACTTGGACGTTGGACGTTGGACGTTGGATGTTGGAATTTGGACTCTATCACTTTCCACCCTCCGCTTTCTAATTTCTCACTTCTAATTTCCAATCTCTAATCTCCAATTTCCAATTTCCCGTCGTCGTCGAGAATTTTGCGCGCCTGTTCTTTTTGAAACGCGCGGACTCGTTCACGTGCTTGCGCGTCACTCAGACCCAGAATTTTCGCGGCGAGGAGCGCGGCATTCGCCGGGTCGAGCACGACCGCGGGCGCAATTGCGGAAGGCATCCACAATGACGAGAAAATATCTGCGCCGCCGAACGCATCGCTCGGCGGCGGGCACGCGATCACCGGCGCACTGACCGCGCCGTCTACAAAACCGGCGAGCGCGTTGCTGCGTCCCGCGACGGTGATGTATACTTTGGGACGCGGATCGGCTTCGTACTCGCGCAACATCGCGAGCACGTGCTCCGGCGTTTTGTGCGCCGAGCCGATGCGCATCACCACGTCAACGCCGAACGCGTTTGCCGCATCCGCGATTTTTTGACAGTGCGCTTGATCGGCTTGCGAACCCATGAGGATTACGAGGAGCGGTTGCGTCATTGAATCATTCTCCTTGGTTCAACGCAATAGAATTGGACGCGGACAGACGCGGATGAACGCGGATTTTCCCGAAATTTTTATCCGCGTTTTCCGCGTTCATCCGCGTCCCATAATTTCTGTCCTCCGCAAATTCTCCACCAACCGCGGTTCGACTGGATACGCGCCCGGCGCAAACGTTTGCCCAGTCAACATTTCGTAGATTTGAATGTAGCGTTGGCTCGCGGCGATCCACAAATCGTCCGGCATTGCCGGCGGCGCGCCGTCGCCGCGATAATTTTTCTCGGCGTACGCGAGCCGCACAAACTCCTTGTCGAAATTTTCCGGCTCGCCGCCGCGCGCAAACGATTCCGCGTACGAGTCCGCCTTCCAAAAACGCGACGAGTCCGGCGTGTGCGCCTCGTCAATCAACATGACTTGACCATCGGGCGCGCGACCGAACTCGTATTTGGTGTCCACCAGAATCAATCCCGCGCGTTGGGCGATTTGCTGTCCGCGTTTGAAAATCGCGAGCGCGGCGGCTTGAACCTGATCCCAGGTCGCCGCGTCGAGAAATCCTTTCGCGACGACCTCGGCGCAGGTCAGGCGTTCGTCGTGCGCGCCGCCAACGCCTTTTGTCGTCGGCGTGATGATCGGTTCCGGCAAGACCTGGTTTTTCTGCAAGCCATCCGGAAAACGATAACCGTAAATCTCGCGCTCGCCGAGCGCATAGCGATACCACAACGCGGTCGTCGTCACGCCGGTGATATAACCGCGCACGATCACTTCGACCGGGAACGGCTCGGCATTTACCGCAACGAGCGCGTTCGGATCGGGCACGGCGATTTTGTGATTCGCAATCACGTCCGCCGTTTGATCGAACCACCACGCCGCGAGTTGGTTGAGCACTTGCCCTTTGAACGGCACGCACGCGAGAATGCGATCAAACGCGGAGAGGCGATCCGTCGTCACGAGCAAACGCCGGTGGTCACCGAGTGGATATCCATCGCGTACCTTGCCAGCTCGTTTCCCGGTGAGCAGTAAATTCGATTCGCTGAATGCGAATGGGATTGTCGCGCGAATTTCGGTTTCGTTAATCATAGATAATTCCTCCGTTCGTTGGATCAGACCTTCCAGGTCTCCGAGACCTGGAAGGTCTATGCTACAACAATATTCGCACCAAATCATTCAACCGACTAATTTCGTATGTGATGACGACGCGGTCGTTACGCGGCGCGCGCGCTGGATTGAACCAGCATGTATCAATCCCATAGTTGTTGCCGCCTTGAATGTCCGAAGTCAAACTATCGCCGATCAGCAGAACCTGGTCGCGCGTTGGATTACCCATTCGTTGAAACGCAACATCAAAGATGGCTGGGTCCGGTTTCGCCGCGCCCACTTCTTCCGAAATGACAAACGCCGCGAAACAATCGCGCAACGCCGATTGCGCTAACCTGGGTCGTTGAACGGCTTTCAAGCCGTTCGTGATCAATCCCAGTTGATAGTGCGCGCGCAAAACCTGGACAATCTCAAACGCGCCGTCCATCAACTCGGACGCGTTCGCCAAGTTGTTCAGATATTTTTCACCGAAAGATTCTGGGTTGACTGCGACGCCAATTTCCGCAAACAGCAATTCGAACCGCTTGACTCTGAGCGACTCGGATGAAATCGCGCCGTTCTCAAAGTCAAGCCAGAGACGATGATTGATGCGCCGATAGATTTCTCGATAAGCCGGTTCGTCGCGAAGGGAAAAGTCATCGAACGTTCGCCTGAGCGCCGATTGTTCTGCCTGGTCGTAATCGAACAACGTGCCATCGGCATCGAAGAGAAGCCAACTGTATTTCATCGCGATTATTTTTTCAACCAGACGCGTGCGCTTTCGGCGACTCCGCTCGCGATGAGCGCTTTCGCCAGGTCAACGCCGATGAATGGCGCAACGCCCTGCGTCCAACCTTGC contains:
- a CDS encoding phosphoribosylformylglycinamidine cyclo-ligase; amino-acid sequence: MLYNFGRQKLEWKRILHPKNVQEWHQYLYRELRTQPGAALPPLESITANTQISFSLISRTVTATPSTPIRLCISNPPLSSISPVPSVPSDPSVPSVPSVSNLPPLSASVRSSASSPLYTGAGVDINAGNRAVELMRDAVRSTYGKEVLAGIGAFGGLFDAAALQTMRAPVLVASTDGVGTKVKLAAQACRFQSIGNDIVNHCINDILVQGARPLFFLDYLASSRLDPEMIAEIVHGIATACRQARCALLGGETAEMPGVYQPSEFDVAGTIIGVVERDAILPRADLRAGDMLIGLASSGPHTNGYSLIRNIFEDVPLDTVFPELNVPLADALLVPHRSYLPVLQRALPHVKALAHLTGGGFIENIPRVLPDNLGAIVHVGSWDVPPLFRLTQQRGDVPRDEMYRVFNMGIGMVAIVAPENVALVQSLIAEPTWVIGELVPGERNTFLDAD
- a CDS encoding GAF domain-containing protein; protein product: MLSNFFNRHLVTIRARLILALVLIGLLSGTGFIVVTTIADFGAHQRISIEKLEAVTTLKHAETDYWVKNILTNLTMLFTETNMTGFAEIVSTQSSLSPEFREAYEHIQDDFQHILVRQTPFFDDVFLIDLHGRIVLSTNASQEGTFVNEQDYFREGSQRDFIAVLSPTLTKNTHSFIAAHPIVDQRGRKICVIAGLVKLASLDEIMTEYAGLGETGKTYLVDSNYTMITDSRFAVPHAQPGGTLFINTEGVRATLISQTDDWRLALDYRDVPVIGVYHWLSDLKVVLVAEQDQAEAFSSAFWSLKINFLISSVLLLVSIIVALRIIRDITAPLSDLAKTAAQITEGNLDLVASVERRDEIGAVAQAFNTMTTRLRELIQRLQVQVAELERAQSERDHAEARTRYLASFPQLNPNPVIEVNYAGKITFSNPATQTILKNLGADPHAAHLFMPADINDILNALNQTSPTPFNREVTIKDRVFGEKLAFAAPMNAVRIYAYDITDRRRAEDQLRQLSYAVEQSPASIIVTDIAGDIDYVNPKFTEVTGYAFEEVRGKNPRILRSGKTPPRVYEELWKTITAGKEWHGELLNKKKSGELYWESVSISPINDSHGKLNHYVAVKEDITVRHKMEEALRAARDELDVRVRERTTELENAIKLLKDEIAERKRVEELIRQNVVRSETLTRVATQLNAQLGLETILNAVCEESARALNAPVTTLSLYNPDRDEIAPASSFGLPRDARERLRPIPRAEYEASAKPSGSLNIIPDAQTLQDPRSANWYVEFDIRAATHARLEYDGNLVGVLSIFTTGTARQFDENELALLRGLARQAAQAITNARLYKAESTARQVAETLTVASLALTQSLNLDIVLETLLDSVMRLVPYDSANVMLLDADSQLTVRAMRGYEKWTTSELTRLLKFDARTNPILKDLLTTRQSVLIADTEKHPGWERPVGAEHVRNWLGVPLIAGGNVVGLYSLDKTQPGFFTQAHRAWVEALAAQAAVAIQNAWLFEQLRADRERLELLSRRLVEVQETERRYIARELHDEAGQLLAGLKLGLRVLERESGASKPLVRQVAELRRVVDEVLANLHRLAMHLRPATLDQLGLVAAMREHVEEVSAKYALAIEFETVGMESARLPSTTETALYRIVQEALTNIIRHARATRVQIILERRDDCVRATVDDDGCGFDVQEATQRGRLGLLGMKERVDMLGGKLTVESEPGEGTTLIIEVPNGDSNSDRG
- the purN gene encoding phosphoribosylglycinamide formyltransferase, yielding MDSKRLVVLLSGTGSNLQAVLDACASGELRAQVVVVISNKADAYGLERARRANVPAIVKAKSPNQDRRAYDAELADLVLLDQPDWVVLAGWMRILTSAFLNRFPNRVINLHPALPGTFPGTHAIQRAFEAYQRGEIQHTGVMVHLVPDEGVDCGPVLAQEIVPINLDDTLDAVEARIHAVEHRLLITTIKQLTDSQ
- the guaB gene encoding IMP dehydrogenase; this translates as MNDELFNHFEALTFDDVLIVPGYSQVLPDQTDVKAQLTRAIRLNIPLVSAAMDTVTEAPLAIALAREGGIGFIHRNLTIEEQAAHVEQVKRSESGMIANPVTLPPTATLRDAETIMAKYRISGVPITDNGGKLVGILTNRDTRFVQPSDLDRGVSEFMTRENLVTARVGTTLEEAKTILQAHRIEKLPLVDQAGCLKGLITVKDIQKKRDYPNAATDAQGRLIVGAAVGVGADLEARVQALMDHGVDCVAIDTAHGHTDGVLNAVRRIKSGWRDVPVIAGNVVTVEGTDALIAAGADAIKVGVGAGSICTTRIVAGAGMPQLTAIWNCANAAHRKGIPVIADGGVKYSGDVVKAIVAGADVVMLGSLLAGLDESPGEIVLYEGRRFKEYRGMGSIGAMQGLGRDRYASGQGRSGKLVPEGIEGRVSYKGSLHDTIYQLIGGVRSGMGYAGAATLADLRTKTRLVRITNAGLIESHPHDVIITREAPNYQSMER